In one window of Blastopirellula marina DNA:
- a CDS encoding serine/threonine-protein kinase, with protein MATDRDEIDEQLAELLDDLTQRVQRGEAVNLEEVTQEYPHLAEDLKEVWGAVMLADAVALNISITSPGSGEAPIPEKLSQLKLPLRFGDYELLEEIGRGGMGVVYRARQVSLNRIVAVKMILKAQLASEDELSRFLAEAESAARLSHPGIVPVYEVGQRDGRYYFSMKYVEGETLSQRLARGPMPAKEAARMMQIISSAVHEAHQHGILHRDLKPSNILIDKNGSPVVTDFGLAKQVTSDVDSITRSGAIIGTPAFMAPEQASGDRGAVGICSDVYGLGTILFAMITGQPPFQGRTPVDVLLKVLEQDPPLPHEVNPKVDRDLEMITLRCLQKPMDLRYPSADMLCQDFEAYLNDEAISARSGQFFQVVSRLFRETHNAQVLENWGLLWMWHSLVLFICCVMTQFLQWNNDGHRWHYIAIWTVISGIWAACFWYLRRRMGPVTFVERQIAHVWGAGMIGVACLFPIEWLLGLKPLELSPLLAVISGMVFLIKGGILTGWFYFQAMALFACSVPMALYPSAAHLIFGVVSAASFFIPGLQYYRQRLRVQRELPYRPAGSTFGE; from the coding sequence ATGGCCACCGACCGAGATGAAATCGACGAACAACTGGCCGAGCTTCTGGATGATTTGACCCAGCGCGTGCAGCGCGGCGAAGCGGTGAATCTGGAAGAAGTCACCCAGGAATATCCTCACCTGGCAGAAGATCTGAAGGAAGTATGGGGCGCAGTGATGCTGGCCGACGCGGTCGCGCTCAACATTTCGATTACCAGCCCCGGCTCTGGCGAAGCGCCCATTCCTGAAAAGCTCTCGCAGCTGAAACTGCCGCTGCGCTTTGGCGATTACGAACTATTGGAGGAGATCGGCCGCGGCGGTATGGGGGTCGTTTACCGGGCTCGACAGGTGAGCCTGAACCGCATTGTGGCGGTGAAGATGATCCTCAAGGCACAGCTTGCTTCCGAGGACGAACTGAGCCGCTTTCTCGCCGAAGCGGAATCGGCCGCGCGACTGAGCCACCCGGGAATTGTTCCGGTGTACGAAGTGGGGCAGCGCGACGGACGGTATTACTTCAGCATGAAGTACGTCGAAGGAGAGACACTTTCGCAGCGACTGGCCCGCGGCCCGATGCCGGCGAAGGAAGCCGCACGGATGATGCAAATCATCTCGAGCGCCGTTCACGAAGCGCATCAGCACGGCATTTTGCACCGCGATTTGAAGCCTTCGAACATCTTGATCGACAAGAACGGTAGCCCTGTCGTGACCGACTTTGGCCTGGCCAAGCAGGTTACCAGCGATGTCGACAGCATCACGCGGAGCGGGGCTATTATCGGGACGCCTGCGTTTATGGCCCCAGAGCAGGCCAGCGGCGATCGTGGGGCGGTTGGCATTTGTAGCGACGTATATGGCCTGGGCACGATTCTGTTTGCCATGATCACCGGACAGCCTCCTTTTCAGGGAAGGACGCCGGTCGACGTGCTGCTGAAGGTCTTGGAACAAGATCCGCCGCTACCGCACGAAGTGAACCCGAAAGTTGATCGCGACCTGGAGATGATTACGCTGCGTTGCTTGCAGAAGCCGATGGATCTGCGTTATCCCAGTGCCGATATGCTTTGCCAGGACTTTGAAGCGTACTTGAACGACGAAGCGATCTCGGCTCGCAGTGGCCAGTTCTTTCAAGTCGTCTCGCGCTTGTTTCGCGAAACGCATAACGCCCAGGTGCTGGAAAACTGGGGACTGTTATGGATGTGGCACAGCCTGGTGTTGTTTATCTGCTGTGTGATGACGCAGTTTCTGCAGTGGAACAATGACGGCCATCGCTGGCATTACATCGCCATCTGGACGGTGATTTCAGGAATCTGGGCCGCGTGCTTCTGGTACTTACGCCGTCGTATGGGGCCGGTCACGTTCGTCGAGCGCCAGATCGCGCATGTGTGGGGGGCAGGCATGATCGGCGTGGCATGTCTCTTTCCGATAGAATGGTTGCTAGGGCTAAAACCGCTCGAGTTGTCGCCATTGCTGGCGGTCATCTCGGGAATGGTCTTCCTCATCAAGGGCGGCATTCTGACCGGCTGGTTTTACTTTCAGGCGATGGCCCTTTTTGCGTGCAGTGTGCCCATGGCGTTGTACCCAAGTGCTGCCCATTTAATTTTTGGCGTCGTCTCGGCCGCCAGTTTCTTCATCCCAGGTCTGCAGTATTACCGGCAACGGTTACGCGTGCAGCGAGAACTTCCTTACCGCCCCGCAGGCTCTACTTTTGGAGAATGA
- a CDS encoding GspE/PulE family protein, whose product MQLTELHQQLLQQDPKADAYAEGIVAGLLQGALALRASDVHLQPTTSGYHIKIRIDGVLQTLGDIPRGEKTDAAARLKILAGLLTYRTDIPQEGRVSDLTFGQEVRVSTFPALHGERVVIRILWQQDELHHISDLGLPKSIADDLAALLKESSGMILVAGPAGSGKSTTAYACLRHIATEQQGGRSIVTLEDPIESEIPGISQSHIRPSAGFDFATGLRSLMRQDPEVILVGEIRDPVTVETAMQASLTGQLVLSTFHSGSAAEAIRRLIDMGIPTYMIQSGLLGVLHQRLVRTLCECAIPCEEDQRFGFAIAGMKQPGGCEKCRGIGYLGRTLLAEWLVPHQHRLSQLSLETATSASIEAWAVEAGMLTRWSQAEAMLSSGITSPAEIRRVLGFRDDPSKL is encoded by the coding sequence ATGCAACTGACCGAACTTCACCAGCAGCTACTCCAGCAAGACCCCAAGGCAGATGCCTACGCCGAAGGGATCGTTGCCGGGCTGCTCCAAGGGGCGTTGGCACTACGGGCCAGCGATGTCCACCTGCAACCGACAACTAGCGGATACCATATCAAGATTCGCATCGATGGGGTGCTGCAAACGCTCGGCGACATTCCTCGCGGCGAAAAGACCGACGCCGCGGCCAGGCTGAAGATCCTCGCCGGCCTTCTGACCTACCGCACCGATATCCCCCAAGAAGGACGCGTCAGCGATCTGACGTTCGGGCAGGAAGTCCGCGTCAGTACCTTCCCTGCCCTGCACGGCGAACGGGTGGTCATTCGTATCCTCTGGCAGCAAGACGAACTGCATCACATCAGCGACCTTGGCCTGCCCAAGAGCATTGCCGACGACCTCGCAGCGTTGCTGAAAGAGTCCTCCGGCATGATCCTCGTCGCTGGCCCCGCCGGCAGCGGCAAGTCGACGACAGCCTATGCGTGCCTGCGTCATATCGCGACTGAGCAGCAGGGCGGACGCAGTATCGTCACACTGGAAGATCCGATCGAGTCGGAAATCCCTGGCATCTCACAAAGCCATATTCGCCCGAGTGCCGGCTTCGACTTCGCAACCGGCCTGCGCAGCCTGATGCGGCAAGACCCCGAGGTGATCCTCGTGGGCGAGATTCGCGACCCGGTCACGGTCGAAACGGCCATGCAGGCCAGTCTCACGGGGCAGCTGGTGCTCAGCACGTTCCACAGCGGCAGTGCGGCCGAAGCGATCCGCCGGCTGATCGACATGGGGATTCCGACTTATATGATTCAAAGCGGCCTGCTGGGGGTGCTGCATCAACGCCTGGTGCGAACGCTCTGCGAGTGCGCGATACCATGCGAAGAGGACCAACGCTTCGGCTTTGCCATCGCAGGAATGAAACAGCCCGGCGGCTGCGAGAAGTGCCGCGGCATCGGCTATCTCGGACGCACGCTGCTGGCCGAGTGGCTCGTCCCGCACCAGCATCGTCTCTCGCAGCTGTCGCTCGAGACGGCCACTTCCGCTTCAATCGAGGCCTGGGCCGTTGAAGCTGGCATGCTCACGCGCTGGTCGCAAGCGGAAGCGATGCTATCCAGCGGCATCACCAGCCCCGCGGAAATCCGCCGCGTGCTCGGCTTCCGCGATGATCCATCCAAGCTTTAG
- a CDS encoding RNA polymerase sigma factor, which yields MDDAHDALQETFIKCWRNREQLPEIENVRAWIFRIAVNTGRDMRMTAWRRKRQALGDEQQVVPSKEATPEHHAHRSEQMERLRIAVSELRDEEREVFLLRQNGDLTYEAIAEALSIPLGTVKTRMRMALAHLREHLVPQESPRKNPL from the coding sequence ATGGACGACGCCCATGATGCCCTCCAAGAGACCTTTATCAAGTGTTGGCGAAACCGTGAGCAATTACCCGAAATAGAAAACGTAAGGGCATGGATTTTCCGCATTGCCGTGAATACGGGTCGCGACATGCGGATGACCGCTTGGAGACGCAAGCGCCAGGCACTGGGGGACGAACAGCAAGTCGTCCCCAGTAAAGAGGCGACCCCCGAGCATCATGCCCACAGGTCCGAGCAAATGGAACGTTTACGGATTGCCGTATCAGAGCTCCGTGACGAAGAACGGGAGGTCTTCCTACTTCGTCAGAACGGAGACCTTACGTACGAAGCAATCGCCGAAGCCCTTTCCATTCCCCTCGGAACGGTCAAAACACGGATGCGAATGGCCCTCGCGCACCTGCGAGAGCACCTGGTCCCGCAAGAGTCACCCCGAAAGAATCCTTTGTAA
- a CDS encoding efflux RND transporter periplasmic adaptor subunit: MPRTILLRIAIFLSIAIAIGLIGYYSGMQHAPAPAPPTEAAHDDHEDEHGHDHGSGEVVELTDTAFANLKIAVKTMRGETYISPLTIPGEVVEIPGRSSFTVAAPVGGNIRSVNVDAGQLVHLSDPLFTLDIVDEPVLSAQIDLLDVLGQIDVTRAEINRLTPLAQSGAIAGKAQLEFQYQEQKLQSRQDARIQELIARGLTTSQVSTVIEKRELIKQIDVLLSEVPRDSDSSEQDPVSFVVESLDIHPGMTIQRGTSLARLADHRYLYIRGEAFEQDVPRLYELEANHVPVEVQFGHSHQDEAHRNYATRSAEIAYIDNHADETTGTFFFYLRLKNEVAADSLLLDQSVTRQWRFKPGQRVHLMLPMDKYEDQFVLPREALVEEGIETFVFQQVFGHVEPGMKEFQKVPVKVIHRDTNTAVISRDGDIRLGDTIVVTHAYQLYLEMLSQAGSGGGGHDHHGHNH; this comes from the coding sequence ATGCCTCGCACGATTTTGCTTCGGATTGCGATCTTCTTGAGTATTGCGATCGCGATCGGCTTGATCGGATATTACTCGGGGATGCAACACGCTCCTGCCCCAGCCCCACCGACCGAAGCGGCTCACGACGATCACGAAGACGAACATGGACACGACCATGGTTCCGGAGAAGTCGTCGAGTTGACCGACACGGCATTCGCCAATCTGAAGATTGCCGTAAAGACGATGCGCGGCGAAACGTACATCTCGCCCCTCACCATACCGGGCGAAGTCGTCGAGATCCCAGGCCGCAGTAGCTTTACCGTGGCGGCCCCGGTCGGTGGAAACATTCGTAGCGTCAACGTCGACGCCGGACAGCTTGTGCACCTATCAGATCCGCTCTTCACGCTCGATATCGTCGACGAGCCCGTCCTATCGGCTCAGATCGACCTGCTGGATGTGCTCGGGCAGATCGATGTCACTCGAGCCGAGATCAACCGGCTCACGCCGTTGGCTCAATCAGGGGCGATCGCCGGCAAGGCACAACTCGAATTCCAGTACCAGGAACAGAAGCTACAAAGCCGCCAAGACGCTCGCATCCAGGAATTGATCGCCCGCGGTTTGACCACAAGCCAGGTCTCGACCGTGATCGAAAAGCGAGAGCTGATCAAGCAGATCGATGTCCTTTTGAGCGAAGTCCCGCGCGACTCCGATTCCTCGGAACAAGACCCGGTCTCGTTCGTTGTCGAATCACTCGATATTCATCCTGGCATGACGATTCAGCGCGGTACGTCTTTGGCCCGCCTGGCAGACCATCGTTACCTGTACATTCGCGGTGAAGCATTCGAGCAGGACGTGCCACGGTTGTACGAACTGGAAGCGAATCACGTCCCTGTCGAAGTCCAGTTCGGACACTCACATCAGGACGAAGCCCATCGCAACTACGCGACCCGCTCGGCCGAGATCGCTTACATCGACAACCACGCCGACGAAACGACCGGCACGTTCTTCTTCTATCTGCGGCTGAAAAACGAAGTCGCGGCCGACTCGCTGCTATTGGATCAATCAGTCACGCGGCAATGGCGATTTAAACCGGGGCAGCGTGTGCACCTGATGTTGCCGATGGATAAATACGAAGACCAATTTGTTCTGCCGCGCGAAGCCCTGGTGGAAGAAGGGATCGAAACGTTCGTCTTTCAGCAGGTATTCGGCCACGTCGAGCCGGGCATGAAAGAATTCCAAAAGGTCCCAGTCAAGGTCATCCATCGCGATACGAACACCGCCGTCATCAGCCGCGATGGGGACATTCGCCTGGGAGATACGATCGTCGTGACCCACGCCTATCAACTGTACTTGGAAATGCTCTCCCAAGCCGGCTCTGGCGGCGGCGGACACGATCACCACGGACATAACCACTAA
- the gap gene encoding type I glyceraldehyde-3-phosphate dehydrogenase — MAVKVAINGFGRIGRLTFRNMIARPEEFEVVAINDLTDNEMLATLLKYDSTHRRFPGTVEFDSEGLTVNGKKIKVLEERNPANLPWGDLGVDVVIESTGVFTGRKNGEKPGYDSHLDAGARKVVLSAPAKDAPDLTCVLGVNDDKLTADMTTVSNASCTTNCLAPVAKVLNDSFGIESGLMTTIHAYTNDQNVLDLPHADPYRARAAAQNIIPTSTGAAKAVALAIPELKGKLTGIAMRVPVPTGSVVDLTANLSKSASVEEINAAIKAAAEGPMKGILCYTEDPIVSSDIIGDPHSSIFAAPFTAVIADKLVKVVSWYDNEAGYSARTTDLVKKLGTM, encoded by the coding sequence GTGGCAGTAAAGGTTGCAATTAACGGTTTTGGACGTATCGGTCGACTTACCTTTCGCAACATGATCGCTCGTCCTGAGGAGTTCGAGGTTGTTGCGATTAACGACCTGACCGACAACGAAATGCTCGCGACGCTGCTGAAGTACGACAGCACGCACCGTCGCTTCCCTGGCACCGTCGAATTCGACAGCGAAGGCCTGACGGTCAACGGCAAGAAGATTAAGGTTCTCGAAGAACGTAACCCAGCCAACCTACCATGGGGCGACCTGGGTGTTGACGTTGTTATCGAATCGACCGGCGTTTTCACCGGCCGTAAGAATGGCGAAAAGCCTGGCTACGACTCGCACCTGGACGCTGGTGCTCGCAAGGTCGTTCTGTCCGCTCCCGCCAAGGACGCTCCGGATCTGACCTGCGTTCTCGGTGTGAACGACGACAAGCTTACCGCCGACATGACCACCGTTTCCAACGCCAGCTGCACCACCAACTGCCTGGCTCCGGTTGCTAAGGTCCTGAACGATTCGTTCGGTATCGAAAGCGGTTTGATGACCACGATCCACGCTTACACGAACGATCAGAACGTGCTGGACTTGCCACACGCCGATCCTTACCGTGCTCGTGCCGCGGCTCAGAACATCATCCCAACCTCGACGGGTGCCGCTAAAGCCGTTGCTCTGGCCATTCCAGAACTCAAGGGCAAGCTGACTGGTATCGCCATGCGTGTTCCGGTTCCAACCGGTAGCGTCGTCGACCTGACTGCCAACCTGAGCAAGTCGGCCAGCGTCGAAGAAATCAACGCCGCCATCAAGGCTGCCGCTGAAGGCCCGATGAAGGGTATCTTGTGTTACACCGAAGATCCAATCGTTTCGTCCGACATCATCGGCGATCCGCACAGCTCGATCTTCGCGGCTCCTTTCACCGCCGTGATCGCTGACAAGCTGGTCAAGGTTGTTTCGTGGTACGACAACGAAGCCGGCTACTCGGCTCGTACCACCGACCTGGTCAAGAAGCTGGGCACCATGTAA
- a CDS encoding sigma-70 family RNA polymerase sigma factor, with amino-acid sequence MWPETDKTQQLLQGARDGDTSARDALLQRHRDSLRRMIEMRLDKRIQQRVDASDIVQEVLVDANRRLADYLENPKMPFHLWLRHMAKDRIIDAHRRHRVSGKRSVDREQNMNVGFNMDQSSVDLAAQLCDQNTTPGAAATMQELHIRFQAAIDQLDEQDREVVIMRHFEQLSNQDVAAALELTPAAASMRYLRAIRRLRSLLGPTAVDE; translated from the coding sequence ATGTGGCCAGAAACTGACAAAACGCAACAACTCCTGCAAGGTGCCCGAGACGGGGATACTTCCGCGAGAGATGCGTTGCTCCAGCGGCATCGCGACTCGCTGCGGCGCATGATTGAAATGCGTCTGGATAAGCGTATTCAACAGCGTGTCGACGCTAGTGATATTGTCCAAGAGGTTCTGGTCGATGCCAATCGCCGCTTGGCCGATTATCTCGAAAACCCGAAAATGCCATTTCATTTATGGCTGCGACACATGGCGAAAGATCGAATTATCGACGCCCATCGCCGTCATCGGGTCAGTGGAAAACGAAGTGTCGACCGCGAACAGAACATGAACGTCGGATTCAATATGGATCAGTCGTCGGTCGATCTGGCTGCCCAGTTGTGCGATCAGAATACAACGCCGGGGGCGGCCGCTACCATGCAGGAGCTGCACATACGCTTTCAAGCGGCCATCGATCAGTTGGACGAGCAAGACCGTGAAGTCGTCATCATGCGACACTTCGAGCAGCTCTCGAATCAGGACGTCGCTGCGGCGCTCGAACTGACTCCGGCAGCGGCCAGTATGCGTTACTTGCGGGCCATTCGCCGCCTGCGATCACTATTGGGTCCGACGGCTGTCGATGAGTAA
- the hemP gene encoding hemin uptake protein HemP yields MNTSDQEQKTPAPTSDPINMLKRTIPSEEILAGEKEVWIQHGDAIYRLCETKSGKLILQK; encoded by the coding sequence ATGAATACCTCGGATCAAGAACAAAAGACACCTGCGCCGACCAGCGACCCAATCAACATGTTGAAACGCACCATCCCGTCCGAAGAGATCTTAGCCGGGGAGAAAGAAGTCTGGATTCAGCATGGCGACGCGATCTATCGCTTGTGCGAGACCAAATCTGGCAAGCTCATTCTCCAAAAGTAG
- a CDS encoding sialidase family protein: MKSIVIYGGLFGLLVGLLVCPARGQAADSQAPKLPKVAGQDTPAFVASEFIFTPEDRPTKNSHASTIVETSEGLIAAWFGGTHEKNPDVGIWISRNTGNGWSTPIEVANGYQNEELRHPTWNPVLFQPKDGPLMLFYKVGPSPSMWWGMLTTSTDNGVTWSEPTRLGSNEAIGNLLGPVKNKPIQLEDGTIVCPSSTEHKGWRVHFEATKDLGKTWEVIGPINDAKLFNAIQPSILTYGDGKMQILCRTRENLVASAWSEDGGKTWSALSGTELPNPNSGTDAVSLTDGTQLLVYNHTIRESDFPAGRNMLNVAISKDGHAWHPVLTLERQPGEYSYPAVIQTSDGKVHIVYTYRRETIKHVVIDPTKLKIPAAAPPK; encoded by the coding sequence ATGAAATCAATCGTTATCTATGGTGGGTTGTTTGGCCTGCTGGTCGGGCTCCTTGTATGTCCTGCCCGCGGTCAAGCTGCCGATTCCCAAGCCCCAAAACTGCCTAAAGTTGCCGGACAAGATACGCCTGCGTTCGTTGCTTCCGAGTTCATTTTTACCCCGGAAGACCGACCGACCAAGAATTCCCACGCGTCGACCATCGTCGAAACGTCGGAAGGGCTGATTGCGGCCTGGTTTGGTGGAACCCACGAAAAGAACCCGGACGTCGGTATCTGGATCTCTCGCAACACAGGCAACGGCTGGTCCACCCCAATCGAAGTCGCCAACGGCTACCAAAACGAAGAACTCCGTCACCCAACCTGGAACCCGGTGCTGTTTCAACCGAAAGACGGGCCGCTGATGCTCTTCTATAAAGTCGGCCCCAGTCCCAGTATGTGGTGGGGCATGCTGACCACTTCTACCGACAACGGTGTCACCTGGAGCGAACCAACTCGCCTGGGCTCCAACGAAGCAATCGGCAACCTTCTCGGCCCGGTGAAGAACAAACCAATTCAACTGGAAGATGGCACGATCGTCTGCCCATCCAGCACCGAGCACAAAGGGTGGCGGGTTCACTTCGAGGCCACCAAAGACTTGGGTAAAACCTGGGAAGTGATCGGTCCGATCAACGATGCCAAGCTGTTCAATGCGATCCAGCCCAGCATTCTGACCTACGGCGACGGGAAGATGCAGATCCTTTGCCGTACGCGCGAGAACCTGGTGGCTTCGGCCTGGTCGGAAGATGGCGGCAAGACCTGGAGTGCCCTCAGCGGTACCGAACTGCCCAATCCTAATTCGGGCACCGACGCCGTCAGTCTTACCGATGGAACGCAGCTATTGGTCTACAATCACACGATTCGCGAATCGGACTTTCCGGCCGGCCGTAACATGCTGAACGTGGCCATCTCGAAGGATGGCCATGCCTGGCATCCTGTCTTGACGCTCGAGCGACAACCGGGCGAATACTCTTACCCAGCCGTCATTCAAACCTCTGACGGTAAAGTGCATATTGTCTACACGTATCGTCGAGAAACGATCAAACACGTGGTGATCGACCCTACGAAATTGAAGATTCCGGCGGCGGCTCCGCCAAAATAG
- a CDS encoding dicarboxylate/amino acid:cation symporter, translating into MTDTAEASKPDNSMRGLILILVGIVLGVLLGLFYGESMWMASEGPEKELTRLEKTIEQKQSDAAKYREQAKETDDPQIAQRLTKEADRLEGQLPTIQARIDDTKKTVEAVEADKKAGKLGFAQSVYIFCEFCGDLFLQVLKLLVIPLVITSMISGITSLGDIRKMGRVGLSTIFYYFSTGAIAVFIGIVLVIIIQPGNSADDTFAFRTETVEAKEGQTTMEVFLDVFRGREGDPGSGMFPSNLFLAATNTNVLALIVFAIVFGGALTTLGEEGTLVIRFFNVCNEAVMKMVHMVMMFAPIGIFGLVSSNIAKNGGGAGFLEQLQAIGWYVATVVIGLLIHSLVLATLLGVLGKRNPMTYTFNLLRALLTSVSTASSAATLPVTMECVEENNKVSNRAASFVLPLGATINMDGTALYEAVAVIFIAQTLGIDLSTADLVIVFLTASLAAVGAAGIPEAGLVTMVIVLQAVGLPMTGIGTILAIDWFLDRLRTTVNVYGDACGAGIIDTMVVQKQAAAEPAPEAA; encoded by the coding sequence ATGACCGACACTGCGGAAGCGTCGAAGCCAGACAACAGCATGCGTGGCCTGATACTTATTCTGGTAGGTATCGTTTTGGGCGTTCTATTGGGGCTTTTCTATGGAGAGTCGATGTGGATGGCCTCGGAAGGGCCTGAGAAGGAGCTGACCCGGCTCGAGAAGACGATCGAGCAGAAACAGTCGGATGCTGCCAAGTACCGCGAGCAGGCCAAAGAGACGGACGATCCCCAGATCGCCCAGCGGTTGACCAAAGAAGCCGATCGTCTGGAAGGACAGCTACCGACGATCCAGGCCCGCATTGATGACACGAAGAAAACCGTGGAGGCTGTCGAGGCCGACAAAAAAGCCGGCAAGCTAGGCTTTGCTCAGTCTGTCTATATCTTCTGCGAGTTCTGCGGTGACCTGTTCCTGCAGGTGTTGAAGCTGCTGGTCATTCCGTTGGTCATCACCAGCATGATCAGCGGGATCACCTCGCTGGGTGATATTCGGAAGATGGGACGCGTGGGGCTCTCGACCATCTTCTACTATTTCAGCACCGGGGCGATCGCCGTGTTCATCGGGATCGTGCTGGTCATCATCATTCAGCCAGGCAATTCGGCCGATGATACGTTCGCCTTTCGCACCGAGACGGTCGAAGCGAAAGAAGGGCAGACCACCATGGAGGTCTTCCTCGATGTCTTCCGCGGCCGCGAAGGGGACCCCGGCAGCGGCATGTTTCCCTCGAACTTGTTTCTGGCCGCAACCAACACCAACGTGCTGGCGCTGATCGTCTTTGCCATCGTCTTCGGAGGCGCGCTCACCACGCTGGGCGAAGAAGGGACCCTCGTCATTCGCTTCTTCAATGTCTGTAACGAAGCGGTGATGAAGATGGTGCACATGGTGATGATGTTTGCGCCAATCGGCATCTTTGGGCTCGTTAGTTCGAACATCGCCAAGAATGGAGGTGGGGCTGGCTTCCTGGAACAGCTTCAGGCAATCGGCTGGTACGTAGCAACGGTCGTCATTGGGCTGTTGATCCATTCGCTTGTTCTGGCCACGCTGCTGGGCGTACTCGGCAAGCGAAACCCTATGACTTACACGTTCAACCTGCTGCGAGCTTTGCTAACTTCCGTCAGCACGGCCAGCAGCGCGGCGACGCTGCCGGTCACGATGGAATGTGTGGAAGAAAACAACAAGGTCTCGAACCGCGCCGCCTCGTTCGTTTTGCCGCTGGGTGCCACCATTAACATGGACGGTACGGCGCTGTATGAAGCGGTGGCGGTGATTTTCATTGCGCAGACGCTAGGGATCGATCTTTCAACGGCTGATCTCGTGATCGTATTCCTCACCGCGTCTCTGGCTGCCGTGGGTGCCGCTGGCATTCCGGAAGCGGGCCTGGTGACGATGGTCATCGTGCTGCAAGCGGTTGGCCTGCCGATGACAGGCATCGGTACGATCCTGGCGATTGACTGGTTCCTCGACCGGCTACGAACGACCGTCAATGTCTACGGCGACGCGTGCGGTGCCGGAATCATCGATACGATGGTTGTGCAGAAGCAAGCGGCGGCGGAGCCTGCACCGGAAGCGGCCTAA
- a CDS encoding undecaprenyl-diphosphate phosphatase, producing the protein MDLPVWQIILLAIVQGIAEFLPISSSGHLVVLATLLGADAENFDLVELNIVLHAGTLGSILVVYRKQLFEALTKDWRILFLLAVATMPAVIAAIGLKITHADDLLESPLVAGICLLITGAILLLSQRLPQREQTYEATLLSQAWWIGCAQAFAILPGISRSGSTICSGQALGLSREGAATFSFLMAVPAILGAIVLELAKSLSASSDADNGLPAWLLLLGALVSFAVGWGSLIALLQIVQRGRLHWFAWWCFAVGLFVLVWQTTIG; encoded by the coding sequence GTGGATTTACCTGTTTGGCAAATCATTTTGCTGGCCATCGTGCAGGGCATCGCCGAGTTCCTGCCGATCAGTTCGTCAGGCCATCTGGTGGTTCTGGCGACGCTGCTGGGGGCCGATGCCGAAAACTTCGACCTGGTCGAACTCAACATCGTGCTGCACGCCGGCACGCTCGGCTCGATTCTGGTGGTCTACCGCAAGCAACTATTCGAAGCGTTGACCAAAGACTGGCGGATCTTATTTCTATTGGCCGTGGCCACCATGCCGGCCGTGATTGCCGCGATCGGGTTGAAAATCACCCATGCCGATGACCTGCTCGAATCGCCCCTGGTAGCCGGTATCTGTCTTCTGATAACCGGCGCGATTCTGCTTCTTTCGCAGCGACTTCCTCAGCGTGAACAAACGTACGAAGCGACCTTGTTGAGCCAGGCCTGGTGGATTGGCTGTGCTCAGGCCTTCGCCATTTTGCCCGGCATTTCCCGTAGCGGCTCGACCATCTGCAGCGGCCAGGCGTTGGGACTTTCCCGCGAAGGTGCCGCGACGTTCTCATTTTTGATGGCAGTACCGGCGATCCTGGGGGCAATCGTTTTGGAACTGGCCAAGTCCCTTTCCGCGTCCTCCGATGCCGACAACGGCCTGCCAGCCTGGCTGCTTCTATTGGGAGCGTTGGTTTCGTTTGCCGTGGGATGGGGCTCGCTGATCGCCTTGCTGCAAATCGTCCAACGAGGGCGACTGCACTGGTTTGCGTGGTGGTGTTTCGCGGTCGGGTTGTTTGTGCTCGTGTGGCAGACGACGATAGGATAG